The following are encoded in a window of Sminthopsis crassicaudata isolate SCR6 chromosome 5, ASM4859323v1, whole genome shotgun sequence genomic DNA:
- the LOC141544295 gene encoding keratin, type II cytoskeletal 3-like encodes MSRQVSYSQQSCRTSSGGQRQGFSGRSAVVSSKSHISSGRSTSASRSGGGGGSGGGSASSACAAMGRGFGSRSLYCLGGNKKISISVAGGSYQAGGLGGGRSCGLGGSGFGAGGMGGGAGGFRGGAGGMGGGAGGFRGGAGGFGGGAGGFGGGAGGFGGGAGGFGGPGGFGGPGGFGGPGGFGGSGGPGGFPGGIHEVTVNQSLLKPLNVEIDPQIGQVKTQEKEQIKTLNNKFAAFIDKVRFLEQQNQVLETKWQLLQDHGSNSNSNDHNLEPFFENYISSLRAHLDMMVNEKNKLTGELSSMEDLVEDFKKKYEEEINKRTAAENDFVVLKKDVDAAYMTKVELEARVESVMDEINFLKALYDAELSQMQSDTSDTSVVLSMDNNRCLDLDSIIAEVRAQYEDIAQRSKAEAEALYQTKLGELENTAGRHGDDLKSIKSEISELNRMIQRLRAEIENVKKQNANLQAAIADAEQRGEMALKDANAKMVDLKAALQQAKDELARLLRDYQELMTVKLALDMEIATYRKLLEGEECRMSGECQSTVSIEMVHSNSSSSGGSMGGGAGGHGRSGTSGGSYGSGGTGGKGISSGGSYGRGGTGRKGMGSGSHGGSSSGGVSSGGSCSVGGGYSSQSGGSGVVSGGGSSSIQVSQSSTRSQRSNSKF; translated from the exons ATGAGCCGCCAAGTCAGTTATAGCCAACAATCTTGCAGGACCTCCAGTGGAGGGCAACGCCAAGGATTCAGTGGCCGATCTGCTGTGGTCTCTAGCAAGAGTCACATCAGCTCTGGCAGATCCACATCTGCTTCCCGATCTGGAGGAGGTGGTGGGAGTGGTGGTGGCAGTGCTTCATCAGCCTGCGCTGCCATGGGCAGGGGCTTTGGCAGCAGAAGCCTGTATTGCCTTGGGGGGAACAAAAAGATCTCTATCAGTGTAGCTGGGGGTAGCTACCAGGCAGGGGGCTTAGGTGGTGGCAGAAGTTGTGGCTTGGGGGGCAGTGGATTTGGAGCTGGTGGCATGGGAGGGGGAGCTGGTGGATTTAGAGGGGGAGCTGGTGGCATGGGAGGGGGAGCTGGTGGATTTAGAGGGGGAGCTGGTGGCTTTGGAGGGGGAGCTGGTGGTTTTGGAGGGGGAGCTGGTGGCTTTGGAGGGGGAGCTGGTGGCTTTGGTGGCCCTGGTGGCTTCGGTGGCCCTGGTGGCTTCGGTGGCCCTGGTGGCTTCGGTGGCTCTGGTGGTCCTGGTGGTTTCCCTGGTGGCATCCATGAAGTGACTGTCAACCAGAGTCTTCTAAAGCCCCTCAATGTGGAGATTGACCCCCAAATTGGGCAGGTGAAGACCCAAGAGAAGGAGCAGATCAAGACCCTCAATAACAAATTTGCTGCCTTTATTGACAAG GTCAGGTTCCTGGAACAACAGAATCAAGTCCTTGAGACTAAGTGGCAGCTGCTTCAGGACCATGGTTCTAACTCAAACTCCAATGATCATAACCTTGAGCCCTTCTTTGAGAACTACATCAGTAGCCTCCGGGCCCACTTAGATATGATggttaatgaaaaaaacaagctGACTGGAGAACTGAGCAGTATGGAAGACTTGGTTGAAGACTTTAAGAAGAA GTATGAAGAGGAGATCAACAAACGCACTGCTGCTGAGAATGACTTTGTGGTTCTCAAGAAG GATGTAGATGCTGCCTACATGACCAAAGTAGAACTGGAAGCCAGAGTGGAGAGCGTGATGGATGAGATTAACTTCCTCAAGGCCCTGTATGATGCA GAGCTGTCCCAGATGCAGTCAGACACCAGTGACACCTCTGTGGTTCTGTCCATGGACAACAACAGATGCCTGGACCTGGATAGCATCATTGCTGAAGTCCGAGCGCAGTATGAGGACATTGCTCAGAGGAGCAAGGCTGAGGCTGAGGCCCTGTACCAGACAAAA CTGGGAGAGCTGGAAAACACAGCTGGCAGGCATGGGGATGACCTGAAAAGCATCAAGAGTGAGATTTCTGAGCTCAACAGGATGATCCAGAGGCTTCGAGCTGAAATTGAGAATGTCAAGAAGCAG AACGCCAACCTTCAAGCAGCCATTGCTGATGCTGAACAGCGTGGAGAGATGGCTCTCAAGGATGCTAATGCCAAGATGGTAGACCTCAAGGCTGCTCTGCAGCAGGCCAAGGATGAACTGGCCCGCCTACTTCGTGATTATCAGGAGCTCATGACAGTCAAACTGGCCCTGGACATGGAGATTGCCACATATAGGAAGCTGTTGGAGGGAGAGGAATGCAG GATGTCTGGAGAGTGCCAGAGCACCGTGAGCATCG aaatgGTCCACAGCAACAGTAGCAGTAGTGGTGGTTCCATGGGAGGAGGAGCCGGTGGACATGGCCGAAGTGGCACCAGTGGTGGCAGTTATGGCAGTGGGGGCACAGGTGGCAAGGGAATAAGCTCTGGGGGAAGTTATGGCAGAGGAGGAACAGGCAGGAAGGGAATGGGCAGTGGGAGCCATGGTGGCAGTTCTAGTGGGGGCGTCAGCTCTGGGGGGAGCTGTAGTGTTGGAGGCGGGTACTCTAGCCAGTCTGGAGGCTCTGGGGTTGTCAGTGGGGGTGGTAGCAGCTCTATCCAAGTCTCGCAGAGCTCTACCCGGAGCCAGAGATCCAACAGCAAATTCTAA